DNA sequence from the Leuconostoc lactis genome:
CAGGATTATTTGCCAGAGAAACAGGCACTGGCAATATGGCCATGACAGTCGGCAAGCTATATGCTTATTATCGGTTACTGATGCAGCATCGCATCGTTGATCGTCAGTGCTTGCAGGCAATGTGGACACCGGAACCTGGAGAATCGTATAGTGCTGGTTTGTATCATCATGCGCAGTATCATGATGGACACGGCGTTATCACAGGATACGAACCAACTGTGCTGTTCACGCCGGATGGCCAAGATGCTGTCATCTTATTGAGCAACGTATTTGAAAAGGGTAAGAGCTGGCAACCGCTAGCTAAAACCCTCTTCACACAAATTACAGCGATAAAAACGTCATAACGGCTTATCGTACACGCGCCAAAGCGCGCAGAGGAGAGAAATTTTGAAGTTTAGTGAATTAGGTTTATCACAAGATATTTTGGATGCAATTACAACACATGGTTATGTGGAAGCAACACCAATCCAAGAAAAGACAATTCCGCTAACATTAGCGGGTAAAGATGTTATTGGTCAAGCGCAAACAGGAACTGGTAAGACAGCTGCCTTTGGTTTACCAATTTTAGAAAACATTGATTTAGATAACAAGAATATTCAAGCATTGATCGTGTCACCAACACGTGAATTAGCGATTCAAACAGCAGATGAATTGAAAAAGTTGGGTCATGATAAGCACGTTGACGTGCAAGTTGTCTTTGGTGGTGCAGATATTCGCCGTCAAATTCAAAACTTGAAGTCACACCCACAAATTTTGGTGGGAACACCAGGGCGTTTGTTGGATCACATTAACCGTAAGACGGTTAAAATTGATCAAGTGAAGACATTGGTTTTGGATGAAGCCGATGAAATGTTGAACATGGGCTTCTTGGATGACATTGAAGCTATCATTAAGAACACACCGGCAGATCGTCAAACATTATTGTTCTCTGCAACAATGCCACCAGCAATCAAGCGTATTGGTGTTAAGTTCATGACTAACCCTGAACACATCCAAATTGAAGCCAAGGAATTGACAACTGACTTGGTTGATCAATACTTTGTTCGCGCACGTGACAACGAAAAGTTTGACACAATGACACGTATCTTGGATGTGCAAGCACCAACATTGGCGATTGTGTTTGGTCGTACAAAGCGTCGCGTTGAAGAATTGGCGCGTGGTTTGGAAGCCCGCGGTTACCATGCAGCTGGTTTGCATGGTGATTTGACACAACAAATGCGTTCGCGCGTATTGTCACAATTCAAGTCACACGAAATTAACATTTTGGTTGCGACTGATGTGGCGGCTCGTGGTTTGGACGTTAAGGATGTATCACACGTCTATAACTTCGATATTCCACAAGACCCAGAATCATACGTTCACCGTATTGGCCGTACGGGTCGTGCGGGGGCCGAAGGGGTGTCAGTGACTTTTGTTGCTCCAAATGAAATGGATTACTTGCGCGCTATTGAAGACTTAACCAAGAAGCGCATGACACCATTAGAACCTGCAACATTACAAGAAGCGCGTATTGGTAAGATCAAGAACGCTGCTGGTGAAGTAGCCAAGTTGGTTAACACAGTTGATGCTGATGATATTCAATCAGAAGTTGAAAAGTTGACAGCACAATACAGCTCAGAACAATTGGCAGCGGCTTTGTTGTCATCTGTTGCTGATTTGGAAAAGCAAAACACACCTGTTGAAATCACACGTGAACGCCCATTACCACGTCGTCGTGGCGGTAACGGTGGGTCATCATCACGTCGCAGCGGTAGCAGCGATCGTCGTGGCAATGGTGATCGTCGTGGCGGTAGCCGTGAACGTCGCGGTAATGGTGGTCCACGTCGTGAAGGTAATGGCGATCGTCGTTTTGGTGATTACAAGCGCCGTGATGGTCGTTCAACAGAACGCCGTACGGGTGGCGCACGTAAGAGTCGTGAATTTACGGTCCGCGAAAAAGATTAATTTTTACGCCGACGAGGCGTCTTAAATACGACGTTGTGTGCGGATAAACCACGCAACAATGTTTTATAAAGTTATACGATGAAACCGTCCAAACAAGTGTTGGATGGTTTTTCATTAGTTAAGGGTGAAGGAGACAGACGATGCAAACAGTTGCTGAAGCGATTGCTTATATCCATAATCGACCTAAAGGTGGACAAAAAGAGTCATTGGTACGCATGCACACGTTGTTAGCGGCATTGGGTCAACCACAAAACATGTTGCCACCGGCTATTCACATTACGGGTACCAACGGCAAAGGCTCAGTTGCTACGATGACCAGCAATATTTTACGTGTCGCTGGGTATCGTACCGGTCTGTTTATCTCACCCTTTATCACTGATTTTCGTGAACGTATTCAGATTAATAATCACTTAATACCAGCAGATGACTTATTAGCGGTCACGCAACACGTTGCTGATGTGTTGGTGACGGTTGATGCCACTTTAGCGCCAGATATACCAACTGAATTTGAGGTCTTAACGGCCATCATGCTGACTTATTTTGCGCAGCAAAATTTAGACGCTTTAGTGATTGAAGTTGGCATTGGCGGGCAATTGGATTCAACCAACGTGATGCCCAATGCACGGGTCGCAGTAATTACCAGTGTTGGCTTGGATCATCAAGCCTTACTTGGTCCTACGATTACGGCAATTGCCAATCAAAAAGCAGGGATTATTCATGACGACATGGCGGTTGTGATTGGTGATTTACCAGATGAGGCGCAAGCAGCAATTGCAGCAATTGCCAAAAGACCGCTCATACAAGGTCAGCTGAATGCGTATGCACAAGGCCTACCAGGTACTTATCAAATTCAAAATACAGCCACGGCAGTGGCTGCTATTACTGCCTTTGATGACCGAATCACCCCAGCACAAATCCAGCAAGGATTAGCTGAGAGTCAGTTTTCTGGTCGTTTTGAACGTCTCAAGCCAAATGTATTACTTGATGGAGCCCATAATGTTGATGGGTTAAGACAGCTGCATCAGGCCTTGCAAGACTTAGATGAGCAACCGGAAACAATCACGTTAATTATTGGCAGTCTCATGGATAAAAACGTGGCCCTAGCTTTTGATGAGCTCTTAAAAGATCAGCGTCTTCAAATCGTATTAGTCCCATTTGTTGGGCCGAATGGGCGTCATAGTTTAGACATTGATGCAGTGGCCGAACAATATGGGTTAGCTACTGCTGACAGTTGGCAAGCGGCTTATCAAGCTAGTACATCAGATTTGATTGTATTTACTGGGTCGCTATATTTTGTGAGTGAGGTGAGAGGAAAGATATGAAACAAGTTGAAACAAAATTATCAGCACGCTTAATTTTAAGTGTGTTAGCCATTGGCTTACTAGGCTTCACCGATATTATGTTGGAAACCGCTTTAAACGTGAGTTTCCCCATTTTGATGACCACGTTTAATGTCACCTCAAGTACGGTCCAGTGGTTAACCTCCGGTGTCATCTTGCTCACTAGTATGGTGGTCATCTTGTCACCCTGGCTGAAAAAGCGGTTCACGAATCGTAGTCAATTTATTGTGGCAACCCTGATTTCAATCGCCGGTGTGTTGATTGATGCGGTGAGTCATGATTTTAGCTTTACTTTATTTGGCCGTTTACTCCAAGGTATCGGTGGCGGTGTGGGGATGCCGCTGATGTACAACGTGATTTTTGAACAAGTACCAGAAAATAGACGCGGCACAATGGTGGGCCTTGGGTCATTAATCATTTCCTTTGCGCCTGCCATTGGACCAGCCTTTGGTGGTTATTTAACACAAAATTATGGCTGGCGAACGGTATTCTGGGTTGTCTTACCCGTGCAAATTGGGTCGTTGATTCTGGGGTGGTTTACAATTAAGCAAGTTTCAGTGGTGGTCAAAGAAAAGCTGGATTGGATTGGTTGGTTGCTCTTGAGCACGTTCTTTGTCACCGGGATTTTCATGATCGAACGGATGAGTACGCATGGCTTCACCAATGGCTATAGTATCGGCCTTTTTGTCATCATGGTGGGGAGTATTTTGGCTTATCTGTGGTATGCCAAACGCGAACCTTCACCACTGCTTGATCCTCAAATTTTTAAGTTTAAGACATTTTCATTTAGTATTGCCGCATCATTTGTGACGCAAACCGTGAACTTGACCTTTAACTATGCCATTCCAATGGCGTTGCAAATTGTGCTTTTCCAAAATGCGCAGGTGGCCGGGTTGGCGTTACTACCAGGTGCCTTGGGTTATGCCTTCATGGCGATTGTGTCCGGCCGACTTTATGATCGTTACGGGGCCAAATTACCGATTATGATTGGGTTAAGCTTGATGATGGTCGGGACGTTGTGTATGGCTATCTTACCGTTGAGTGTTGCCAATATGACATTGAGCTTTATGATTGTGCAACTCGGCGCTGGCTTCTGGTTTGGTAATAACATGACCCATGCGGTCAGCCATGTGGCGGTGGCGCATCAAAATGCTGGGAACTCTATTTTCTCAGCCACGAATAACTATTCAGCAGCCGTGGGTATTGCCTTAGCCGCTGGTGTATTAGCGATTTTCCAAAATCAGGCAGTGGATTCAAAAGCAGCCTTTGTTGCGGCAACACGCGCCGGGACTGTTTGGATGTTTAGATTAGATATTTTGTTGATTGTGATTGCTGGGAGTTTGTCCCTTTGGGCATTACGTGTTGTGAAGCAACGCGCATTGTAACGTATCATCTCACAGTGGGGTGAGATGACAGTGACATTAAATGACCAAATCAAAAAATACTATGCAACGTTGGGACAAGATGCGGCGCAGCAACTACATATGCTGCGCCGTTTTTTTCCAAATGACTATGATCTCAATGAAATGACGCAGGATAATCAAGAAGATTTTATTGCCCAAAATCCCACGATTAACCGCGCGTTGCTTATTGGGATGGCGATTGGTCGTCAGGTTGCTAGTGTGACCCGGCCGAAAATGTTAAGTGCGAAATTTTCAGAAGAAATTGGCCACTATGCGCAAAAACAACTGGGTCACTTACCCCAAGAACAATTATGTGTGGCGTTATTAGATGCGCAACTGAACGTGATTGGCTGGGAAACCATTTTTGTCGGGAGTTTAACGCATGTTCAAGCATCCCCACGGGAAATTTTTCAGCGTGTTCTCAAGGCCAATGCCCTAGGTTTTATGATGATTCACAATCATCCTAGTGGTAATTTGACGCCATCAGATAGTGATTTACAGTTTAGTCAACAATTACAAAATTTGGGCACACAACTTGGGATGCCCATGTTTGATTCTTTTATTGTCACAGGTGATAGCTATTGGAGTATGTCAGAAAATCAGCAGCTCACCAAACATTGGACACAAGGAACGACTTCTGAGTGATCAGTGCGCGTGATGAACAGACGGATCGCAAGACCATCAGGCCCGCGCCTGGGGTGTTTCCTGCGATGCGTCTTTTTTTGTCTCTTAAAAACTGGTAGAATGAAATAGATTGATTTCATAATGAATAGAAAAGGATAAGCTGTTGCCCTGACCGCTAGCCAGTCAGGACAACAGCCCATAACAATATGACAACAGAAAAACCAGCAGTATGGTACGAACATCTGCATACTGAAAAATATACGGGCGCACGTCGTGGCCGGATTCATACCCCACACGGGACGTTTGAAACGCCGATGTTTATGCCGGTAGGGACTCAAGGCGCTGTTAAAGGCGTTGGGACACGGGAACTCAAAGATATCGGTGCGCAATTTATTTTGAGTAATACCTATCATTTGTGGGTTCGGCCAGGGGATGAATTAATTGCTGAAGCCGGTGGACTCCACAAATACATGGGGTGGGATCAAGCCATCTTAACTGATTCTGGCGGCTTTCAAGTCTTTTCACTTTCTGACGCCCGAAAGTTGCAAGAAGAAGGGGTGACCTTCCAAAACCATGTGAACGGGGACAAAATGTTCTTGTCACCTGAAGTGGCGATGCGCATTCAGAACAATTTGGGTTCTGATGTGATGATGCAACTGGATGAAGCCATTCCTTATTTTGAAAGTTATGACTATATCAAAGAATCGATGCAACGGTCATTGCGTTGGGCTGAACGGGCGCAAATTGCGCATAAAAATCCAGACACCCAAGCCTTGTTTGGGATTGTGCAGGGTGCCGGCTTTAAAGCCTTACGGACGGAATCTGCTAATGGCCTTGTGAGCTTGGATTTGCCA
Encoded proteins:
- the tgt gene encoding tRNA guanosine(34) transglycosylase Tgt, with translation MTTEKPAVWYEHLHTEKYTGARRGRIHTPHGTFETPMFMPVGTQGAVKGVGTRELKDIGAQFILSNTYHLWVRPGDELIAEAGGLHKYMGWDQAILTDSGGFQVFSLSDARKLQEEGVTFQNHVNGDKMFLSPEVAMRIQNNLGSDVMMQLDEAIPYFESYDYIKESMQRSLRWAERAQIAHKNPDTQALFGIVQGAGFKALRTESANGLVSLDLPGYAVGGLSVGESKAEMNRVLDFTMPLLPEDKPRYLMGVAAPDSLIDGVIRGIDMFDSVLPTRIARKGTLMTRYGRVVIKNSKYKHDFTPLDPDLSYYSPNPIRREQFGNKAQFDDPTYNPFQNLTRSYLHHLFNANEILGAQLASQHNLRFLLQFMEDMRTAIENDELLAFRETVMEEYGYNKPNARLF
- a CDS encoding bifunctional folylpolyglutamate synthase/dihydrofolate synthase; translation: MQTVAEAIAYIHNRPKGGQKESLVRMHTLLAALGQPQNMLPPAIHITGTNGKGSVATMTSNILRVAGYRTGLFISPFITDFRERIQINNHLIPADDLLAVTQHVADVLVTVDATLAPDIPTEFEVLTAIMLTYFAQQNLDALVIEVGIGGQLDSTNVMPNARVAVITSVGLDHQALLGPTITAIANQKAGIIHDDMAVVIGDLPDEAQAAIAAIAKRPLIQGQLNAYAQGLPGTYQIQNTATAVAAITAFDDRITPAQIQQGLAESQFSGRFERLKPNVLLDGAHNVDGLRQLHQALQDLDEQPETITLIIGSLMDKNVALAFDELLKDQRLQIVLVPFVGPNGRHSLDIDAVAEQYGLATADSWQAAYQASTSDLIVFTGSLYFVSEVRGKI
- a CDS encoding MFS transporter — protein: MKQVETKLSARLILSVLAIGLLGFTDIMLETALNVSFPILMTTFNVTSSTVQWLTSGVILLTSMVVILSPWLKKRFTNRSQFIVATLISIAGVLIDAVSHDFSFTLFGRLLQGIGGGVGMPLMYNVIFEQVPENRRGTMVGLGSLIISFAPAIGPAFGGYLTQNYGWRTVFWVVLPVQIGSLILGWFTIKQVSVVVKEKLDWIGWLLLSTFFVTGIFMIERMSTHGFTNGYSIGLFVIMVGSILAYLWYAKREPSPLLDPQIFKFKTFSFSIAASFVTQTVNLTFNYAIPMALQIVLFQNAQVAGLALLPGALGYAFMAIVSGRLYDRYGAKLPIMIGLSLMMVGTLCMAILPLSVANMTLSFMIVQLGAGFWFGNNMTHAVSHVAVAHQNAGNSIFSATNNYSAAVGIALAAGVLAIFQNQAVDSKAAFVAATRAGTVWMFRLDILLIVIAGSLSLWALRVVKQRAL
- a CDS encoding JAB domain-containing protein → MTLNDQIKKYYATLGQDAAQQLHMLRRFFPNDYDLNEMTQDNQEDFIAQNPTINRALLIGMAIGRQVASVTRPKMLSAKFSEEIGHYAQKQLGHLPQEQLCVALLDAQLNVIGWETIFVGSLTHVQASPREIFQRVLKANALGFMMIHNHPSGNLTPSDSDLQFSQQLQNLGTQLGMPMFDSFIVTGDSYWSMSENQQLTKHWTQGTTSE
- a CDS encoding DEAD/DEAH box helicase gives rise to the protein MKFSELGLSQDILDAITTHGYVEATPIQEKTIPLTLAGKDVIGQAQTGTGKTAAFGLPILENIDLDNKNIQALIVSPTRELAIQTADELKKLGHDKHVDVQVVFGGADIRRQIQNLKSHPQILVGTPGRLLDHINRKTVKIDQVKTLVLDEADEMLNMGFLDDIEAIIKNTPADRQTLLFSATMPPAIKRIGVKFMTNPEHIQIEAKELTTDLVDQYFVRARDNEKFDTMTRILDVQAPTLAIVFGRTKRRVEELARGLEARGYHAAGLHGDLTQQMRSRVLSQFKSHEINILVATDVAARGLDVKDVSHVYNFDIPQDPESYVHRIGRTGRAGAEGVSVTFVAPNEMDYLRAIEDLTKKRMTPLEPATLQEARIGKIKNAAGEVAKLVNTVDADDIQSEVEKLTAQYSSEQLAAALLSSVADLEKQNTPVEITRERPLPRRRGGNGGSSSRRSGSSDRRGNGDRRGGSRERRGNGGPRREGNGDRRFGDYKRRDGRSTERRTGGARKSREFTVREKD